TTCAGAAAGACATCCTCCAGATTGGCCCGGCGATGCAGATACCGCACCCCCGGCTGGTCCTGCAGGGCACCCACGACCGGCACGGCGTCGCGAACGTAACAGAAGTGCGTCTCGCCGCTGGTTTCGATGCGATCGGCGAACGGGGCGAGGCTGGCGAGGAGGGCGTGCGGAACGTCGCCGAAGACTTCCACCACATCGCACCCGATTTCGCGCGCCACGAGTTCGGGGGGCGTGCCTTCGGCAATCTTGCATCCGGCGTCGATCACGCACAGCCGATGGCACAGCCGCTCGGCTTCCTCCATGAAGTGGGTGGTGAGCAGAATCGTCTTGCCCTCGTTCATGAGCGATTTCAGCCGCTCCCAGATCAGATGCCGGGCCTGCGGATCGAGCCCGGTCGTCGGTTCGTCGAGCACGAGTACGTCGGGATTGTTGATGAGGGCGCGCGCGAGCGTGAGGCGTCGCTTCATGCCGCCCGAGAGCTGGCTGACGCGGGCATCCGCTTTCGATTCGAGACGGGCGAACGCCAGCAGCGCCGGAACGCGTTCCTTGATATCGGCCGAGGCGAGTCCGAAATAACGTCCGAAGACCGCCAGGTTTTCGCGCACCGTGAAGTCGGGGTCCAGATTGTCGAACTGCGGCACGACGCCGACGCGGCGGCGCGCTTGCGGTGCGAGTTTCGGCACGGGCAGGCCGCCGAGCCGGATCTCGCCAGCGTCGGGCGTGACAAGGCCCAGCAGCATGCGTAACGTGGTCGTCTTGCCCGCACCGTTGGGCCCCAGCAGGCCGAAGCACTCGCCCGGTGCGACGCGCAGCGACAGGTGATCGACCACAGGGCGGCCGTCATAGGCCTTGCATAGCTCGGTTACCTCGATGGCGGCATCGGTCATGGCGGATCTGCGGTCTCCTATCGGGTGGCCGGGGGACAACGATGGTGCAGCGGTGGATCCACGTAGGATCGACGTTGGGACTGCGTCGCAAACTGGACGTTCACCGGCCGGGATCTATGCACCGCCGCGCGCCGCCTTCCCTTATGGGGCATGGCCTATGGGGCATGAGGCGCGGGCGATGTGGTATGTTTCGCCTCAACAATGTAGCGTGAATTGTCATGATTTTGGATTCTCTGCGTGCGCAACGACGCGCGCGACCCCATTTTTCCACCGTCAGCGGTGCCCCCGGTCAAGCCGTATTGCGGAGGACGCCATGAAGTCCGGTGCAGGTAACGTGGCGCGCGGCGCGCCGCAGCAGGTCCGCATCATCGGCGGTCAGTGGAAGCGTACGCCGCTGCCGGTGCCGCCGGGCGACGGTCTGCGGCCGACCCCCGATCGCGTGCGGGAGACGCTGTTCAACTGGCTCGGGCAGGACCTGACGGGCATGCAATGCCTCGACGCCTTCGCGGGTAGCGGCGCGCTCGGCTTCGAGGCCGCTTCGCGTGGTGCGCAGCGGGTGTTGCTGGTTGAGTCCGCTGCGCCGGCCATTCGTCAGTTGCGCGCCAATCAGGCCAAACTCGACGCCAAACAGATCGAGATCGTGCAGGCGGACGCCAGACGCCTGATAACCACACTCTCGCCCGGGGTTTTCGACGTCATTTTCCTCGATCCGCCGTTCGCGAGTGGCTGGCTGAACGATCTGCTGGCCCCGGCCGCCCGTCTGCTCGCGCCGAACGGCGTGATCTATGCCGAGTCGGACGCCCCCCTGGAGGACGATGCGCTCGCGGAACTGGGCCTCGTGTGCCTGCGCCGGGCGAAAGCCGGAGCGGTGCATTATCATTTGCTTGAATCGATTCCGAAAACCTAGAGACCACAATGAATAAGTACGCAGCAGCGGTCCCCAGCCGCGAGGAGACGTTGGCATGGTAGTGGCGATCTATCCGGGGACGTTCGACCCGTTGACCCGAGGCCATGAGGATCTGGTCCGCCGTGCGGCGGGCATTTTCGACAAGCTCGTGGTCGGGGTGGCCGACAGCCGAAACAAGAAGCCGTTCTTTTCGCTCGAAGAGCGGATCGACATCGCGCGCGAAGTGCTCGGACACTATCCGAACGTGAGCGTCGAAGGCTTCTCCGGCTTGCTCAAGGACTTCGTGCGCAAGCATCAGGCGCGCGTGATCGTGCGCGGGCTGCGCGCGGTGTCCGACTTCGAATACGAGTTCCAGATGGCGGGCATGAACCGCTACCTGCTGCCCGATGTCGAGACGATGTTCATGACACCGTCCGACCAATACCAGTTCATCTCGGGCACCATCGTGCGCGAGATCGCTCAACTGGGTGGCGACGTCAGCAAGTTTGTGTTCCCGTCCGTCGAAAAGTGGCTGGTCACGAAAGTCGGCGAGATGACGCCGAAGCGTTAAGCTGACTTACGCCGTTACCGGTTGTTTCGCGTGACGTGAGCAAAAACCCCGCAGTGTGTTTCGACACTGCGGGGTTTTTTGTTGCCTTGGCGATTCGTTTTTTTCCATCACTTCAAAACGCTTCCAGCCGCCTTCAGGCTGTGGCGCCACGCATCCATGGCGGACACCGTTTTCAGTCGGCCATCGGCAGTTCCGTACCGGGAACGTAACGGCTGGCCCAAGGCCGGTCCCTGTCGAGCCCGACAACGGGAAATCCGGCGGACCGTCCGAGATATCCATCCGCTGGAAGCGGAGTTTCTGCCCAAACAGTCCCCGACGTGTTGCTGAGCGTATGCCGATGAAGGAAGGCATGCGCGCTCACTTTAGTCGTGCGTCATTGAGCCCAACGGCGAGCGTTCTTGCGACTTCATCCCGTCCAGGTGCCGTAACCGGGTCGCAAGCGGCCCCAGTTTTTTGGGAACCCGGCGTTCCCTTCGCGGTTGCGCAAGCTGCAATTATGTGCGGACGGGGCTTTCCATTACCGAAATCCGATGCGCGCATCGCATCGAAATCGTTATGACGTGACTTTGAAGTTTCCTATCGAGGAGAGTGAGATGGAACGGATTGAGACGGACTATTTCGTAACAGGGACGGGCGCCTTAGCCATGGCGTTCGTGGACACGTTGCTCAGTGAGTCGCCGGACGCGCGCGTGGTGATGGTCGATCGCCACCACCGTCCGGGCGGCCATTGGAACGATGCTTATCCGCACGTGCGACTGCACTTGTCGGCCGCGTGGTATGGCGTGCCATCACTCGAACTAAGCGACGGCTCCTATGAGCTGACGGGCTTCAACAAAGGGATGCCCAGGCTTGCCACGGGGGCCGAAGTGCTCGCGTATTTCGAATTGGTGATGAAACAACGTTTCCTCGCCTCTGGCCGCGTGCAGTGGTCCCCAAAATGCGATCATTTCGCGAGCGAGGGCAACACTCACCGCTTCCGCTCGCTGTTGAGCGGCGCCGAGCATGAGGTGCACGTGCGACGCAAATGGGTGAACGGCACGCTTTCGAACACCGAGGTGCCATCCACTCACCCGCCCAAGTACAGCGTGGCAGACGGTGTGCGATGTATTCCTTGCAACGACCTCGCGAAGGTGGCACGGCCATACTCGTGTTACACAGTCGTTGGCGCGGGCAAGACCGGCATGGATGCGTGCATCTGGCTGATCGAGAATGGCGTACCTTACGAGCGTATTCGCTGGATCGTGCCGCGCGACCCCTGGATGATGGACCGAGCCATCCTGCTTCCCGGCCAAATGGGCTGGCGGCGCTATTTCGAAAGCTGCGAAGTGCAATTCGATGCAATTCGCGACGCAAGCGACGTTTCCGACATGTTCCTGCGGCTTGAGGCAGGGGGCGTATTAATGCGTATCGACCCCGCAGTCGAACCCACGGTTTACCGCTGCGCGCTCGTCTCTCGCGGGGAGCTGGCTCAGTTGCGCAAGATCGGGGAGATCGTGCGGCTGGGCCGCCTGCAAGCGATCGAACCCTCGCGCATCGTGCTGGAGCGTGGGGAGTTCGACGCAGATCCAGACACGCTGTATATCGATTGCAGTGCCTCCGCGGTTCCGTATTCGCTTTGGCCGAAGCTACCGGTGTTCCAGGATGGCACGATCAACCTCTTGTTCCTCCGCTGGTGCCGCCCCGTCTTTTCAGGCAGCGTTGCCGCATGGGTGGAAGCGCACGTGGAGAATCAGCAGGAACAGAATGCGATGTGCGTGCCCGTGCGCCCGCCAGAAAAGCCCATCGATTTCTTAAGGATGTTGGCACCGACGTTGGACAATTACACGCGGTGGGAGCAGAACCCCGAAATGAGTGCGTGGCTCAAGGCGTGTCGTCTCAACGACGCTACCGCAGTACTCAAGGGGGTCGAAGTGGACGCATCGGGGCAGGAACTTCTCAATGCCGTCGAGGCGAAGGGGCTGGCCTTGAGTGCGTCCCAGCGCATTGCGCAATTGCTAGCGGTATCGGAGAAGGCCTGAGGGCACCCGGGCCGTGAGGATCGACCATCTGGGGGCGGTGTCAGTATGTTCGTGTGCCCGGCCGTCGAAAAATGGCTGTCCAGGAAAGTCGGTGAGATGACGCTGAAGCCGAAGCCGAAGCGTTAAGCATGCCTGCGTTGTTACCGATCATTTCACGTGACGTCAGAAAAAACCCCGCAGTGTGTTTCGACACTGCGGGGTTTTTTGTTGCGGACAGGTTTAAGCGCACTGACTTAAGTGCGACGACCGAAGCGGCGCGGCGCATCGCATCGCGACGCAGCCCGCAAATCGAAGCGACTGTCTGACTGTGCGTTCGTGCGCGATGTGGATCAGAATCCGGCGGGCAACGGTGCCTGCATCCATTTGACGGACATCGCGTTCAGGCGACCATCGGCCTTCGCCTTGTCGATGATCGCGTTCAGCTTCGCCACCATCGCCGTTTCGCCTTTACCCACACCGATGTAGCAGGGCGTTTCTTCAACCGGGAATTTCAGATCGAAGGCGCGCTGTTTGCTCTTCTCGCGCACAGCGTTCGCCACGATGTTGCCCAGCGTCACGAGCTGCACCTGACCGGCGAGATACGACGCCGCCGTCGCGTTGTTGTCCTCATATCGTTTGATGTTCGCGCTCGGCGGGGCGACGGCGGTCAGTGCGAGGTCTTCCGTCGAGCCGCGCGTCACGGCGATGGTCTTGTTGGCGAGGTCGGCGGGCA
The Pandoraea oxalativorans genome window above contains:
- a CDS encoding transporter substrate-binding domain-containing protein produces the protein MLQAVVVASLGGLAGLAHADALQTVAKTGVIRIAIPQDFPPFGSIGTDLKVHGYDIDMAELIGKEIGAKVELAPVISTNRIAYLTTGKVDVVISSLGKNAEREKAIDFTKAYAPFPKSVYGPQDIAIKVPADLANKTIAVTRGSTEDLALTAVAPPSANIKRYEDNNATAASYLAGQVQLVTLGNIVANAVREKSKQRAFDLKFPVEETPCYIGVGKGETAMVAKLNAIIDKAKADGRLNAMSVKWMQAPLPAGF
- the nodI gene encoding nodulation factor ABC transporter ATP-binding protein NodI, giving the protein MTDAAIEVTELCKAYDGRPVVDHLSLRVAPGECFGLLGPNGAGKTTTLRMLLGLVTPDAGEIRLGGLPVPKLAPQARRRVGVVPQFDNLDPDFTVRENLAVFGRYFGLASADIKERVPALLAFARLESKADARVSQLSGGMKRRLTLARALINNPDVLVLDEPTTGLDPQARHLIWERLKSLMNEGKTILLTTHFMEEAERLCHRLCVIDAGCKIAEGTPPELVAREIGCDVVEVFGDVPHALLASLAPFADRIETSGETHFCYVRDAVPVVGALQDQPGVRYLHRRANLEDVFLKLTGREMRDD
- the coaD gene encoding pantetheine-phosphate adenylyltransferase gives rise to the protein MVVAIYPGTFDPLTRGHEDLVRRAAGIFDKLVVGVADSRNKKPFFSLEERIDIAREVLGHYPNVSVEGFSGLLKDFVRKHQARVIVRGLRAVSDFEYEFQMAGMNRYLLPDVETMFMTPSDQYQFISGTIVREIAQLGGDVSKFVFPSVEKWLVTKVGEMTPKR
- the rsmD gene encoding 16S rRNA (guanine(966)-N(2))-methyltransferase RsmD, which codes for MKSGAGNVARGAPQQVRIIGGQWKRTPLPVPPGDGLRPTPDRVRETLFNWLGQDLTGMQCLDAFAGSGALGFEAASRGAQRVLLVESAAPAIRQLRANQAKLDAKQIEIVQADARRLITTLSPGVFDVIFLDPPFASGWLNDLLAPAARLLAPNGVIYAESDAPLEDDALAELGLVCLRRAKAGAVHYHLLESIPKT